In Drosophila teissieri strain GT53w chromosome 2R, Prin_Dtei_1.1, whole genome shotgun sequence, the following proteins share a genomic window:
- the LOC122613575 gene encoding protein windbeutel, whose product MMHILVTLLLVAFHAIPSTWAVTCTGCVDLDELSFQQTVERFPYSIVKFDIAYPYGEKHEAFTAFSKSAHKATKELLIATVGVKDYGELENKALGDRYKVDDKNFPSIFLFKGNADEYVQLPSHLDVTVDNLKAFVGANTPLYIGRDGCIKEFNALLKNYANMPDAEQLKLIQELQAKQEQLTNPEQQQNAKAYLIYMRKINELGYDFLEEETKRLLRLKAGKVTEAKKEELLRKLNILEVFRVHKVTKTEQEKEEL is encoded by the exons ATGATGCATATTCTGGTAACGCTGCTCCTGGTCGCCTTCCACGCGATACCCTCCACCTGGGCCGTCACCTGCACGGGCTGCGTGGATCTGGATGAGCTGAGTTTCCAGCAGACGGTGGAGCGATTTCCCTACTCCATAGTGAAATTCGATATCGCATATCCGTATGGGGAAAAGCATGAGGCCTTCACCGCCTTCTCCAAATCCGCCCACAAGGCAACCAAGGAGCTGCTGATAGCCACCGTGGGTGTCAAGGACTATGGGGAACTGGAGAACAAG GCTCTGGGCGACCGCTACAAGGTCGACGACAAGAACTTCCCGAGCATCTTCCTGTTCAAGGGCAACGCGGATGAGTACGTCCAGCTGCCCAGCCACCTGGACGTAACGGTGGACAATCTGAAGGCTTTCGTCGGTGCCAACACACCCCTGTATATCGGTCGTGATGGCTGCATCAAGGAGTTCAACGCGTTGCTCAAGAACTATGCCAATATGCCCGATGCGGAGCAACTGAAACTGATCCAGGAGCTGCAGGccaagcaggagcagctgacCAAtcccgagcagcagcagaacgcCAAGGCCTATCTGATCTACATGCGCAAGATCAACGAGCTGGGCTACGACTTCCTGGAGGAGGAGACCAAGCGACTGCTGCGCCTCAAGGCCGGCAAGGTCACCGAGGCCAagaaggaggagctgctgaGGAAGCTGAACATCCTGGAGGTGTTCAGGGTTCACAAGGTCACCAAGAccgagcaggagaaggaggagctgTGA